Proteins found in one Streptococcus mitis genomic segment:
- a CDS encoding ABC transporter permease, whose amino-acid sequence MKKTSSKLFVVPYMLWIALFVLAPLVLIFGQSFFNIEGQFSLENYKSYFASQNLTYLKMSFNSVLYAGIVTFVTLLISYPTALFLTRLKHRQLWLMLIILPTWINLLLKAYAFIGIFGQNGSINQFLEFIGIGSQQLLFTDFSFIFVASYIELPFMILPIFNVLDDMDNNLINASYDLGATKWETFRHVIFPLSMNGVRSGVQSVFIPSLSLFMLTRLIGGNRVITLGTAIEQNFLTNDNYGMGSTIGVILILTMFITMWVTKERRER is encoded by the coding sequence ATGAAGAAAACAAGCTCTAAACTCTTTGTAGTGCCCTACATGCTTTGGATTGCCCTCTTTGTCCTGGCACCCTTGGTCTTGATTTTTGGACAATCCTTTTTCAACATCGAAGGCCAGTTTAGTTTAGAAAACTATAAATCTTACTTTGCGTCACAAAACTTGACCTACCTAAAAATGAGCTTCAACTCAGTGCTTTATGCAGGAATTGTGACCTTTGTGACCTTGCTTATCAGCTATCCGACAGCCCTCTTTTTGACTCGTCTCAAGCACCGTCAACTCTGGCTCATGCTGATTATCCTGCCAACTTGGATCAATTTGCTCCTTAAAGCTTATGCTTTTATCGGGATTTTTGGTCAAAATGGCTCTATTAACCAGTTTTTGGAATTTATCGGAATCGGTTCGCAACAGTTGCTCTTTACCGATTTCTCATTTATCTTTGTCGCAAGCTACATCGAGCTTCCCTTTATGATTTTGCCCATTTTCAATGTCTTGGACGATATGGACAACAATCTCATCAATGCCAGTTACGACCTCGGTGCGACCAAGTGGGAGACTTTCCGCCATGTCATTTTCCCTCTGTCTATGAACGGCGTGCGAAGTGGGGTCCAATCTGTCTTTATCCCAAGTTTGAGTCTCTTCATGCTGACCCGTTTGATTGGTGGGAACCGCGTTATCACCTTGGGGACGGCTATTGAACAGAATTTTCTAACCAATGACAACTACGGTATGGGTTCAACCATTGGTGTAATTCTCATCCTGACCATGTTCATCACCATGTGGGTGACCAAGGAAAGGAGAGAACGATGA
- a CDS encoding ABC transporter permease, translated as MKKFANLYLGLVFLVLYLPIFYLIGYAFNAGNDMNSFTGFSLSHFKTMFGDSRLMLIVTQTFFLAFLSALIATIIGTFGAIYIYQSRKKYQEAFLSLNNILMVAPDVMIGASFLILFTQLKFSLGFLTVLSSHVAFSIPIVVLMVLPRLKEMNGDMIHAAYDLGASQFQMFKEIMLPYLTPSIIAGYFMAFTYSLDDFAVTFFVTGNGFSTLSVEIYSRARKGISLEINALSALVFLFSIILVVGYYFISREKEEQA; from the coding sequence ATGAAAAAATTTGCCAACCTTTATCTGGGACTGGTCTTTCTTGTCCTCTACCTGCCGATTTTTTACTTAATTGGCTATGCCTTTAATGCAGGTAACGACATGAATAGCTTTACAGGCTTTAGCTTGAGCCATTTTAAAACCATGTTTGGCGATAGTCGTCTTATGTTGATTGTGACTCAGACCTTTTTCTTGGCCTTCCTATCAGCCTTGATAGCGACCATTATTGGGACTTTCGGTGCTATTTACATTTACCAGTCTCGTAAGAAATACCAAGAAGCCTTTCTTTCACTCAATAATATCCTCATGGTTGCGCCTGATGTTATGATTGGTGCCAGCTTCTTGATTCTCTTTACCCAACTCAAGTTTTCACTTGGCTTTTTGACGGTTCTATCTAGTCACGTGGCCTTCTCCATTCCTATCGTGGTCTTGATGGTCTTGCCACGTCTTAAGGAAATGAATGGCGATATGATTCATGCGGCCTATGACCTTGGTGCCAGTCAATTTCAGATGTTCAAGGAAATCATGCTTCCTTACCTAACTCCGTCTATCATTGCAGGTTATTTCATGGCCTTCACCTATTCTCTAGATGACTTTGCTGTGACCTTCTTTGTAACGGGAAATGGCTTTTCAACCCTGTCAGTCGAGATTTACTCTCGTGCTCGTAAGGGGATTTCGCTAGAAATCAATGCCCTGTCTGCCCTTGTCTTTCTCTTTAGTATTATCTTAGTTGTTGGATATTACTTTATCTCACGTGAGAAGGAGGAGCAAGCATGA
- a CDS encoding ABC transporter substrate-binding protein yields MKKLYSFLAGIAAIILVLWGIATHLDSKINSRDSQKLVIYNWGDYIDPELLEQFTEETGIQVQYETFDSNEAMYTKIKQGGTTYDIAIPSEYMINKMKDEDLLVPLDYSKLEGLENIGPEFLNQSFDPGNKFSIPYFWGTLGIVYNETMVDEAPEHWDDLWKPEYKNSIMLFDGAREVLGLGLNSLGYSLNSKDTQQLEETVDKLYKLTPNIKAIVADEMKGYMIQNNAAIGVTFSGEASQMLEKNENLRYVVPTEASNLWFDNMVIPKTVKNQDAAYAFINFMLKPENALKNAEYVGYSTPNLPAKELLPEEKKEDKAFYPDAETMKHLEVYEKFDHKWTGKYSDLFLQFKMYRK; encoded by the coding sequence ATGAAAAAACTCTATTCATTTTTAGCAGGAATTGCAGCCATTATTCTGGTCTTGTGGGGAATTGCGACTCATCTCGATAGTAAAATCAATAGCCGAGATAGTCAAAAACTGGTTATCTACAACTGGGGAGACTATATCGATCCAGAACTCTTGGAGCAGTTCACGGAAGAAACAGGAATCCAAGTCCAGTATGAGACCTTTGATTCCAACGAAGCCATGTATACCAAGATCAAGCAGGGTGGAACGACCTACGATATTGCCATTCCTAGTGAATACATGATTAACAAGATGAAGGACGAAGATCTCTTGGTTCCGCTTGATTATTCAAAACTTGAAGGTCTTGAAAATATAGGACCAGAGTTTCTCAACCAGTCCTTTGACCCAGGAAATAAATTCTCCATCCCTTACTTCTGGGGAACACTGGGAATTGTCTACAATGAAACCATGGTAGACGAAGCACCTGAGCATTGGGACGACCTTTGGAAGCCAGAGTATAAAAACTCTATCATGCTCTTTGATGGGGCGCGTGAGGTACTGGGACTCGGGCTCAACTCGCTGGGCTACAGCCTCAACTCCAAGGATACCCAGCAGTTGGAAGAGACAGTGGACAAGCTTTACAAGCTGACTCCAAATATAAAGGCTATTGTGGCCGACGAGATGAAGGGCTACATGATCCAGAACAATGCTGCTATCGGCGTGACCTTCTCTGGTGAAGCCAGCCAAATGCTAGAAAAAAATGAAAATCTACGCTATGTGGTACCGACAGAGGCCAGCAACCTTTGGTTTGACAATATGGTTATTCCCAAAACAGTCAAAAACCAAGATGCAGCCTATGCTTTTATCAATTTTATGTTGAAACCCGAAAATGCTCTCAAAAATGCGGAGTATGTTGGCTATTCAACACCAAACCTACCAGCTAAGGAATTACTCCCAGAGGAGAAAAAAGAAGACAAGGCCTTCTATCCAGACGCTGAAACTATGAAACACCTAGAAGTTTATGAGAAATTTGACCATAAATGGACAGGCAAATATAGCGACCTCTTCCTACAGTTTAAAATGTATCGGAAGTAG